The window GGGCGTTTTTGCTTCCAATACTCCCGGCGGCGGGGCGGACCGCGTGGCTGAGCATGCCTGGGCATTTATTCTCGCACTCACGTGCCGAATAGTGGAGGGCGACCAATATATTCGAAAAGGGAAGTACAACGGTTGGAATCCGATGATTTTCCATGGCACGAAGCTCGCTGGGAAGATGCTGGGTATTATCGGCACGGGCCGAATCGGTGCAGACGTGGCACATCGCGCGGTGAATGGTTTCGCGATGAAGCTCTCGTACTATGACGTCGTCCGCAACCCAGAGCTGGAGCAGAAATACGGTGCCGTCTTTTGTGCGACTCCGGAAGAGGTGTTGAAAGTCGCCGATGTTGTGTCGCTCCACGTGCCACTTATGCCCGCCACTCATCATCTCATCAACGCCGACCGCCTAAAGTTGATGAAGCCTACCGCCTATTTGATCAATACTGCCCGCGGGCCAGTAGTGGACGAAGTCGCACTTGTCGAGGCTTTGGAGCTCGGTGCCGATCCAAAAACTGCTGGCAAGCAGGGAATCCGCGGTGCCGGTCTCGATGTGTTCGAATTTGAGCCGAAGCTCACTAAAGGCCTCGCCAAGCTCCCAAATGTCGTTCTCACCCCTCATATTGCCTCTGCTACCGAAGAAGCCCGCCTTGATATGGCCCGCATGGCCGCACAGAACATCATCGATGTCCTCGAAGGCGGAAAGCCGACCAACCTCGTATCTTAAGAATAGAGAGTCTTACCTATGCCTTTGATTGCTCGGTAGCTGCTTTCTCGTGCTCCTCTGCGGCCGCATATTGCGCCTCCGTTGCGCCCTTTCGTGCCTCATCCGCGTGCGCTTCTGCCGCTGCTGCTACCGCGTCCTTTGCTTGTGTATGTGACATGGGTGTTGTGTTATGGATAACGCAACAAGGAAACGCTATCGCTACCTTGTTGCTACTAGATGAGACGTCCGGGGAGGGTCGGTATTACAGCTTGGCGGACTTTCTTGCCTTTTTTCGGGAAATAGATATACTAATCCTCTATGATTACCTTACACATCGAGCCTCGAGAAAAGGCACAAAAGCTGGATACATTGCGCCAGACCGGCAAAATGCCCGCTGTTTTCTATGGCCGAAAGGAGAAAGCGACTTCTGTTGCGGTTTCTCAAGCAGAATTCACCAAGGTCTACAAGAAGGCCGGTGACTCTTCTATTATAGAGCTCAAGGATGCCAAGGGCGCAGAGCACCAAGCACTCATCAAAGAGGTAGATGTTCATCCTCTCACTGGAGATTTTCGACATGCTGATTTTTATGTAATTGAAAAGGACAAGAAGCTCCAGATCGAAGTGCCAATGCATTTCGTCGGTATCGCTCCAGCAGTGAAGGACTTCGGTGGTATTCTCGTGAAGGTGCAGCATGCATTGAAGATCGAGGCGTTGCCAAAGGATCTCCCTCAGGCAGTCGAGGTCAACATCGGTTCTCTCGCTACTTTGGATAGCCAGATCCTCGCAAAGGATGTCGTGCTTCCTGCAAATGTCGTTCTCGTGCAGCGAGCGGAGGATGTCGTCGCGTCTATTGCCAAGGCGGTGGAAGAGAAGGAGGAGGTGGTAGCTGCCCCAGATCTCGCCGCGATCGAGATCTCCGACAAGAAGGGCAAGAAGCCTGAGGAGGGCGCTGATGGTGCTGCGGCTGCTCCAGCTGGTGGTGCAAAGGATGCGAAGGCTGCGCCGGCGAAGAAATAGTAACACTCCATTCACGATTTTTTGGTCCAACAAAACCGCCAGTGGCGGTTTTGTTTTGTAGGCAGGTTTCCTGGGCCGAAAAACAGTAGGTGCGGATTTTTCATACGAAAGTATGAGAAAAGTATGAAAAATCCGCACCTACTCGAAAAGACTGCACCACCCACCTCCGTTCACCGTCCAGTAAGCTAATCTGGTATAATTCACTCTATGCGTTTACGGAGGTACAACCTTTTTTTCATCTGCACTTTGAGCCTCACTTTAGGCCTGTTTCTCGACGCACTCACGACTTCTTTGTGGCTGCCACAACAGCTTGAAGCCGCCAGCCTCACTCCTGAGCAGCGCGTTCAGCTCCAGTCGCAGCTGGATGGTTTGGAGAAGGAGATCGACGCCCAGCAGTCTATTCTAGATGCCAAGCGTACTGAGCGCGTGTCTCTTGAACGCGATGTTTCGATCCTCACCGCGCAGATCACTCAGGCGAAGCTCAGTATTCGTGCACGCGACCTCACGATTCAGGGCTTGGCTGCCGATATCAAAGCTAAGGAAAACACCATCGATGTGTTGTCCGACAAGATCGATCAGGAAAAAACCTATGTCGCGGAGTTGTTGAATCGCGAAGCGGAGATCTATTCGGCATCGCCGATCGAAATCTACCTCACGCGCCGCTCGCTCTCTTCGCTGTTTGAAGATGCCGATCAGTACGGTGCGATTCGTGAAGCCCTCCGCACTTCGTATACCAAAATCGGCGAGGATAGGAAGGCGACACAGGTCGCACGTGATGCCTTGCAGGATAAAAAAGACGAGCAGGCGCAGCTGTTGAGTATCCAGAAACTCCAACAGAAGCGGCTTGTGGAACAGGAGGCAGAAAAGAAAAAGATTTTAGCGGTGACAAAGGGCGTTGAATCGGCGTACCAGAACGTGTTGAAGGAAAAGACACAGAGCGCGAATGCTATTCGAGCCCAACTCTTCCAGCTCCAGGGTTCAGCGGCGATCCCGTTCGGCAAGGCCCTTGAATATGCCAAAGCTGTGGAGAAGAAGACCGGCGTTCGCGCGGCGTTTATTTTGGGGATCATCACGACTGAATCCAATCTTGGACAGAATGTCGGCAAAGGCAATTGGCGCGTCGATATGAAGGCACCTCGTGACACGGTGCCATTTCTTGAAATCTGCAAAGAGCTCGGTCTCGACCCAGACAAGATGCCGGTCTCGGCAAAGCAATGGTATGGTTACGGCGGGGCCATGGGTCCGGCGCAATTCATCCCTTCGACCTGGGTGCTGTTCAAGGACCGCATCTCTGCCGCCACTGGCAACAAGCCGCCGAATCCTTGGGATCCGGAAGATGCCTTCATGGCCTCAGGACTTTTGTTGAAAGACAATGGTGCGGCGAAAGGTACCCGCGCGGCTGAACGTCTTGCCGCCACCCGATACCTCGCTGGCTGGGTCAATGCCACCAAGCCTGCCTACGCCTTTTATGGCAACGAAGTGCTGGCTTATGCCGACAAATATCAGGCGCAGATCAATATTTTGGGCGCCAATTAGCCGATATCGGCCTCATTCTGGCCTCGATATTGCCACTTTTTGACCTTTCTGGTATACTCGCCAGACATACAAAAGACACATCACCCCATGAAAAAAGACATTCACCCAAAAAACTACCGCCCAGTCCTCTTCATTGACAACTCCAATGGTGCGCAGTTTCTCATTTCTTCTACTGTGCAGACCAAGGAGACTGCCAAGGGTGCAGACGGCAAGGAATACCCTGCATTCCACGTGGAAATCTCTAGCACCTCTCACCCTTTCTATACTGGCAACGAAAAGCTCCTCGACGCAGCTGGCCGAGTAGAGAAGTTTAAGACTCGATCAGTCAAGACTGTTGCTGTAAAGCCAAAGACCGCTTCCGCTAAAAAGGCCAAATAGATTTGGCCCCAGGCGAAGCCGGGAATGGATCTCCAAAAGCACAAGCAAAATCATAAGACGTCATATCTCGCAGAAAGCTGGGAGCGTTTGGACGTGGAAGAAAAAGAGTTGCGCGGCATGATTGAAAAGGACGCAGGGTTTGCTGAATTGGGCGCGAAAGAGCTCGAAACTATTGCCGAACAAAAGAAGGCGCTCGAGGCTCAGTTGAAGCAGATTGAAGATGCCGACAAAGAGGAGGAAGAGTTTCCAAATGAGATCGTCATGGAAGTCCGCGCTGGTGCCGGCGGGGAAGAGGCCGCTCTTTTTGCTCAGAAGCTTGCCGAAATGTATCAACGTTTCTGCGAAGCTCGCGGCTGGTCTTTCCATCCGCTCGATGAATCGGAGTCGTCGCTCGGTGGTTTCAAAGAAGCCGCCTTCGAAGTGCGTGGCAAGGACGTGTACAAGCTCCTCCGCTTTGAGACCGGTGTGCATCGTATTCAACGTGTGCCGCCCACCGAAAAGATGGGTCGTGTGCACACCTCGACCGCTTCTGTGGCGATTCTCCCAATGCGCAAGAAAGTGAATGTCGATATTAGTCCGGCCGATATTCATATGGAATTCTCTCGTGCCGGCGGCAAGGGTGGTCAGAATGTGAACAAAGTGGAGACCGCCGTGCGCCTTTTGCACAAGCCGAGCGGTATCGACGTGCGTTGTACCAGTGAGCGCAGCCAGGCGAAGAATCGCGAGAAGGCGATGAGTATTCTCATGGCGAAAATCGCCCGACTTCGCGAGGAAGAGGCGGCGGCCAAATACTCCGGCAATCGCTCGTCCCAGATCGGCACCGCCGGCCGTTCCGAGAAGATCCGCACCTACAACATTCTCCAGGATCGTGTCACCGACCACCGTATCAAGCAGTCTTGGCACAACATCGAAGGCATTTTCCGCGGTGAAATCGACGACATTATTCAGGCAGTCTGTGAGGCGGGTGGGGGTAGTGTGCCGGCTGAAGGCGAAGTTGAGCCTGATTTGCAATAATTCCCCTCATCTGCTAGACTATTTCTCTATGTCAGAAACCACCAAAACCCCAAATTCAGGCCTCATTGAAAGCCTTTTTAAAGCAGGCTCTCACTTTGCATTGTCTCGAGCACGACGTCACCCAAGCGCGAAAAACTTCATCTTCGGTGCGAAGAACCGCGTAGAGATCTTCGACCTCGAAAAGACCTCAGAGTCTCTCGAAAAGGCGAAGGCGTTCGTGAAGAACCTCGGTTCAGAAGGCAAGCAGATCCTCTTTGTCGGTGGCAAGAGCGAGGCTCGAGTGGCGGTACAGAAGGGCGCTGAATCTATCGGCATGCCTTTTGTTGCAGGACGATGGATTGGTGGTACTTTCACCAACTACTCAGAAATCAAGCGACGAATCGAAAAGATGGAGTCTCAGATTGCCAAGCGTGAGAACGGCGAGCTTCTCAAGTACACCAAGAAAGAGCGTCTCATGATCGACCGTGAAATCGACAACCTCCAGAAGTTTTTCGGTGGCCTCGTATTGATGAAAGAAATGCCAAAGGCGATTTTCGTGATCGACGCAAAGCGCGAGGAGATTGCCGTACATGAGGCCAACAAGACCGGCATCCCAGTGATCGCTGTTTGTAACTCTGACTGTGACCTCAACAAAGTCCAGCACTCTATCCCTGGCAACGACGGCGCACAGGCAAGTATCGCTTTCTTTGTGAATCAGATTGTGGCGGCGTATCAGGACGGCAAGAAGAATCCAAAGGTGGCGCCAGCGGCTGCAGCAGCCACGACCGCGACAACACAGCCTACTATGGCGAATGCAGCGAAGGCGTAATTAGCCCCCGGTTTGCTTGGCAGTTTTATTGGCGACATAGTATACTATTGCTCATGACTACGATTTCAATGGATCAAGTAAAGGTGCTCCGTGACCAGACCGGCGTCTCTATTATGCAGTGTCGAAAGGCGCTCGAGGAGGCGGCTGGCGATATGGAGAAGGCGATCATTATCCTCCGCAAGAAGGGCGGTGATGCGGCATCAAAGAAAGCCGACCGAACCCTCGGAGCCGCTGCTGTCCAGTCGTATATTCATGGCGCTGGCACCGTCGGTGCGATGGTGCTATTGTCGAGCGAGACCGATTTCGTGTCAGGCAATGAAGAGTTCAAGAAGCTCGCCTATGAGATCGCGATGCAGGTGGCTGCTACCAATCCAGAATTCGTGAAGAGCGCCGATATCACCCCGGAGGCGAAGAAAG of the Patescibacteria group bacterium genome contains:
- a CDS encoding D-glycerate dehydrogenase, whose translation is MKNVFVTRRIPQNGLDMLEQKGYAVTVSKKDRPLTKKELIKALKKGSRHDASSGAPYDAVLSLLTDPIDKEVFDAAPTVKIFANYAIGFNNIDVKEAKTRGVFASNTPGGGADRVAEHAWAFILALTCRIVEGDQYIRKGKYNGWNPMIFHGTKLAGKMLGIIGTGRIGADVAHRAVNGFAMKLSYYDVVRNPELEQKYGAVFCATPEEVLKVADVVSLHVPLMPATHHLINADRLKLMKPTAYLINTARGPVVDEVALVEALELGADPKTAGKQGIRGAGLDVFEFEPKLTKGLAKLPNVVLTPHIASATEEARLDMARMAAQNIIDVLEGGKPTNLVS
- a CDS encoding 50S ribosomal protein L25, with product MITLHIEPREKAQKLDTLRQTGKMPAVFYGRKEKATSVAVSQAEFTKVYKKAGDSSIIELKDAKGAEHQALIKEVDVHPLTGDFRHADFYVIEKDKKLQIEVPMHFVGIAPAVKDFGGILVKVQHALKIEALPKDLPQAVEVNIGSLATLDSQILAKDVVLPANVVLVQRAEDVVASIAKAVEEKEEVVAAPDLAAIEISDKKGKKPEEGADGAAAAPAGGAKDAKAAPAKK
- a CDS encoding lytic murein transglycosylase, with the protein product MRLRRYNLFFICTLSLTLGLFLDALTTSLWLPQQLEAASLTPEQRVQLQSQLDGLEKEIDAQQSILDAKRTERVSLERDVSILTAQITQAKLSIRARDLTIQGLAADIKAKENTIDVLSDKIDQEKTYVAELLNREAEIYSASPIEIYLTRRSLSSLFEDADQYGAIREALRTSYTKIGEDRKATQVARDALQDKKDEQAQLLSIQKLQQKRLVEQEAEKKKILAVTKGVESAYQNVLKEKTQSANAIRAQLFQLQGSAAIPFGKALEYAKAVEKKTGVRAAFILGIITTESNLGQNVGKGNWRVDMKAPRDTVPFLEICKELGLDPDKMPVSAKQWYGYGGAMGPAQFIPSTWVLFKDRISAATGNKPPNPWDPEDAFMASGLLLKDNGAAKGTRAAERLAATRYLAGWVNATKPAYAFYGNEVLAYADKYQAQINILGAN
- a CDS encoding type B 50S ribosomal protein L31 → MKKDIHPKNYRPVLFIDNSNGAQFLISSTVQTKETAKGADGKEYPAFHVEISSTSHPFYTGNEKLLDAAGRVEKFKTRSVKTVAVKPKTASAKKAK
- a CDS encoding PCRF domain-containing protein yields the protein MDLQKHKQNHKTSYLAESWERLDVEEKELRGMIEKDAGFAELGAKELETIAEQKKALEAQLKQIEDADKEEEEFPNEIVMEVRAGAGGEEAALFAQKLAEMYQRFCEARGWSFHPLDESESSLGGFKEAAFEVRGKDVYKLLRFETGVHRIQRVPPTEKMGRVHTSTASVAILPMRKKVNVDISPADIHMEFSRAGGKGGQNVNKVETAVRLLHKPSGIDVRCTSERSQAKNREKAMSILMAKIARLREEEAAAKYSGNRSSQIGTAGRSEKIRTYNILQDRVTDHRIKQSWHNIEGIFRGEIDDIIQAVCEAGGGSVPAEGEVEPDLQ
- the rpsB gene encoding 30S ribosomal protein S2, giving the protein MSETTKTPNSGLIESLFKAGSHFALSRARRHPSAKNFIFGAKNRVEIFDLEKTSESLEKAKAFVKNLGSEGKQILFVGGKSEARVAVQKGAESIGMPFVAGRWIGGTFTNYSEIKRRIEKMESQIAKRENGELLKYTKKERLMIDREIDNLQKFFGGLVLMKEMPKAIFVIDAKREEIAVHEANKTGIPVIAVCNSDCDLNKVQHSIPGNDGAQASIAFFVNQIVAAYQDGKKNPKVAPAAAAATTATTQPTMANAAKA
- the tsf gene encoding elongation factor Ts (EF-Ts; functions during elongation stage of protein translation; forms a dimer; associates with EF-Tu-GDP complex and promotes exchange of GDP to GTP resulting in regeneration of the active form of EF-Tu), encoding MTTISMDQVKVLRDQTGVSIMQCRKALEEAAGDMEKAIIILRKKGGDAASKKADRTLGAAAVQSYIHGAGTVGAMVLLSSETDFVSGNEEFKKLAYEIAMQVAATNPEFVKSADITPEAKKVAEEVFAKEVEGKPENMKAKILEGKVNAYFQDKVLMEQPYIKNPDLKIANLIEAAIQKFGEKIEISKFVRFSAK